In Sphingomonas sp. SORGH_AS_0950, the following are encoded in one genomic region:
- a CDS encoding protein NO VEIN domain-containing protein has product MRSFAFVRADGEDVDSREALIQLLLRYRQRVLIGTSGQPLKGRNVFSTDPELRKQVEEAAVAAIKEDFGLNYNFIDKQKVPGTGYDLEFEDKGSGEIWCIEVKGTGGSRDVFFITRTERKVGCDMLAEEKAGDLRRWRLALVTSALDPERRGIKYFDFDQLEECFQFDCLQWQAVSKNGTAE; this is encoded by the coding sequence TTGCGGTCGTTTGCCTTCGTCCGTGCAGATGGTGAAGACGTAGATTCGCGTGAGGCATTGATCCAACTGTTACTCCGCTACAGGCAAAGGGTGCTAATTGGGACGTCAGGTCAACCGTTAAAGGGCAGGAACGTCTTTTCAACAGACCCCGAATTGCGAAAGCAGGTTGAGGAGGCTGCAGTTGCAGCGATTAAGGAAGATTTTGGTCTAAATTATAATTTTATCGACAAGCAAAAAGTTCCCGGTACGGGCTACGATCTGGAATTCGAAGATAAAGGATCCGGGGAAATCTGGTGCATTGAGGTGAAGGGCACGGGCGGATCGAGGGATGTGTTTTTCATAACTCGAACTGAGCGCAAGGTAGGATGCGATATGCTGGCGGAAGAAAAGGCCGGCGATCTTCGGCGGTGGCGCTTGGCCCTTGTTACTTCGGCACTCGATCCGGAGCGGCGAGGGATCAAATACTTCGATTTCGATCAGTTGGAAGAGTGTTTTCAATTCGATTGCCTGCAGTGGCAGGCTGTTTCAAAGAACGGGACTGCCGAATAA
- a CDS encoding site-specific DNA-methyltransferase: MVKKPLTVETLTHDEASRKNAPTAELEAFVPPAVKTPIRAAYERRNPDLDPQLVWRGKDVADWSDLIVEAPPLYIQEKIHPKALIEDLKRASTRRREPETAPDLFADFNGIEPDQRTEFYEHDQHWSNRMILGDGLKVMASLAEREGLKGQVQCIYIDPPYGIKFNSNFQWSTTSRDVKDGKADHFSREPEQVKAFRDTWTDGIHSYLTYLRDRLTVARDLLTESGSVFVQIGDENVHRVRALMDEVFGDDNAVSIIKYRKTSSLGGAFLDDPYDYIVWYARHKERLKFRRILQQKDLDGLGGGQYRYFMDASGNRIERSPDAIAFRYGDMTSQSASATTLFPFSLHGKTFATPKKGGWKTNLSGMERLSKASRLAGLGNTLSYIRRFDDFAAMPLDAAWNDTVTSGFADPKIYVVQTMPRAVERCILMATDPGDLVLDPTCGSGTTAYVAEQWGRRWITMDTSRVALALARARIMGARYPWYLLADSRDGQLKEAEVTRSVPRETPTYGRIRQGFVYKRVPHITLKSIANNAEIDTIWAAYQEKLEPLREAINAALGTSWQEWEIPRNLNEQQDASTATIESLPFTLAEAWEHAHAHISTRLQPRTPPNTPTGLHATWWALRIARQKEIDASISAKADTEYLYDQPYEDKTRVRVAGPFTVESLSPHRVPAVDVDDSLFDELEAAEGRRQKNAAAEESADFAEMVLENLKRSGVQQAHKADRLVFSSLKPWPGKFVCAEGAVRQASEGEGDTLADSPKRRAAILVGPEYGTVARADLTAAAREAMEAGFDLLIAASFNFDAHASEFDRMGALTVLQARINPDLHMPDLANTGAGNLFTVFGEPDIQVHDEDDGCISVELAGVDMYKGGEIVASDPDDIAVWFIDTDYNYESFFVRHAYFPGANDPYKALKTTLKAEIDSDAWESLKRTRSRPFPRPKGGRVAVKVINHLGDEVMKVVGA; encoded by the coding sequence ATGGTCAAGAAGCCGCTTACCGTCGAGACGCTGACCCATGACGAGGCGTCGCGCAAGAATGCGCCGACGGCGGAGCTGGAGGCGTTCGTGCCGCCCGCGGTGAAGACGCCGATCCGCGCCGCCTATGAACGCCGCAACCCGGATCTCGACCCGCAGCTGGTGTGGCGCGGCAAGGATGTGGCGGACTGGTCCGATCTGATCGTCGAGGCGCCGCCGCTCTACATCCAGGAGAAGATCCACCCCAAGGCGCTGATCGAGGATCTGAAACGCGCGTCGACACGCCGCCGCGAGCCCGAGACGGCGCCGGACCTGTTCGCCGATTTCAACGGCATCGAGCCGGACCAGCGCACCGAATTCTACGAACACGATCAGCACTGGTCGAACCGGATGATCCTGGGCGACGGGCTGAAGGTGATGGCGAGCCTAGCCGAGCGCGAGGGGCTGAAGGGCCAGGTACAGTGCATCTATATCGATCCACCCTATGGCATCAAATTCAACTCGAACTTCCAGTGGAGCACCACCAGCCGCGACGTGAAGGACGGCAAGGCCGATCATTTCAGCCGCGAGCCCGAACAGGTGAAGGCGTTCCGCGACACCTGGACGGATGGCATCCATAGCTACCTGACCTATCTGCGCGACCGGCTGACCGTGGCGCGCGACCTGCTGACCGAAAGTGGGAGCGTGTTCGTCCAGATCGGCGATGAGAATGTTCATCGCGTGCGGGCGCTGATGGATGAGGTGTTTGGGGATGATAACGCAGTAAGCATCATCAAGTATCGAAAAACATCGTCCCTTGGTGGTGCTTTTTTAGACGATCCTTACGACTACATCGTTTGGTATGCTCGGCATAAAGAGCGACTAAAATTTCGGCGTATTCTGCAGCAAAAGGACTTGGACGGCCTCGGAGGTGGCCAATACCGATACTTCATGGATGCATCAGGTAACCGTATCGAAAGATCGCCGGACGCAATAGCTTTTAGATATGGGGATATGACCTCGCAATCGGCAAGCGCCACGACGCTCTTCCCATTCTCACTTCACGGAAAGACTTTTGCCACCCCCAAGAAGGGCGGCTGGAAGACAAACTTAAGCGGGATGGAGCGATTGTCGAAAGCAAGCCGGCTTGCTGGGTTGGGGAATACGCTTAGCTATATCCGACGTTTCGATGACTTCGCAGCAATGCCCCTTGATGCCGCTTGGAACGATACTGTTACGAGTGGGTTCGCTGATCCTAAAATCTATGTCGTCCAGACAATGCCGCGGGCTGTCGAACGCTGCATCCTGATGGCTACCGATCCCGGCGACCTCGTCCTCGATCCCACCTGCGGATCGGGCACCACCGCCTATGTCGCCGAACAATGGGGCCGCCGCTGGATCACCATGGATACCAGCCGCGTCGCGTTGGCGCTGGCCCGTGCGCGTATCATGGGCGCGCGCTATCCCTGGTATCTGCTCGCCGACAGCCGCGACGGGCAGTTGAAGGAGGCCGAGGTCACCCGGAGCGTCCCGCGCGAAACGCCCACCTATGGCCGCATCCGCCAGGGCTTCGTCTACAAGCGCGTGCCGCACATCACCCTGAAGTCGATCGCCAACAATGCCGAGATCGACACGATTTGGGCCGCCTATCAGGAAAAGCTGGAACCGCTGCGCGAAGCGATCAACGCCGCGCTCGGCACCAGCTGGCAGGAGTGGGAAATCCCGCGCAACTTGAACGAGCAGCAGGACGCATCGACTGCGACCATCGAAAGTCTGCCGTTCACGCTTGCCGAGGCATGGGAGCACGCTCACGCTCATATTTCGACGCGGTTGCAACCACGGACACCGCCGAATACCCCCACCGGGCTCCACGCCACCTGGTGGGCGCTGCGCATCGCCCGTCAGAAAGAGATCGACGCCTCGATTTCTGCTAAGGCGGACACGGAATATCTCTACGACCAACCCTATGAGGACAAGACCCGCGTGCGCGTTGCTGGGCCGTTCACGGTCGAGAGCCTGTCGCCGCACCGCGTCCCTGCCGTCGATGTCGACGACAGCCTGTTCGACGAGCTGGAGGCCGCCGAGGGCCGCCGCCAGAAGAATGCCGCCGCCGAGGAAAGTGCCGACTTCGCCGAGATGGTGCTGGAGAACCTCAAGCGCTCCGGCGTGCAGCAGGCGCACAAGGCCGATCGGCTGGTCTTCTCCTCGCTCAAGCCTTGGCCGGGCAAGTTCGTCTGCGCTGAGGGCGCGGTGCGCCAGGCTAGCGAGGGCGAGGGCGATACGCTGGCTGACAGTCCCAAGCGCCGCGCCGCCATCCTGGTCGGCCCGGAATATGGCACGGTTGCCCGCGCCGACCTCACCGCCGCCGCGCGCGAGGCGATGGAGGCGGGCTTCGACCTGCTGATCGCCGCCTCGTTCAACTTCGACGCCCATGCCAGCGAGTTCGATCGAATGGGCGCGCTCACCGTCCTCCAGGCGCGGATCAACCCGGATTTGCACATGCCGGACCTTGCCAATACCGGTGCCGGCAACCTGTTCACCGTGTTCGGCGAACCGGACATCCAGGTGCATGACGAGGACGATGGCTGCATCAGCGTCGAGCTGGCCGGCGTCGACATGTACAAGGGCGGCGAGATCGTCGCGAGCGACCCGGACGACATCGCCGTGTGGTTCATCGATACGGACTATAACTACGAGAGCTTCTTCGTCCGTCACGCCTATTTCCCGGGCGCCAACGATCCCTACAAGGCGCTGAAGACCACGCTGAAGGCGGAGATCGATAGCGACGCCTGGGAAAGCCTGAAGCGCACCCGCTCGCGGCCCTTCCCACGGCCGAAGGGCGGGCGTGTCGCGGTGAAGGTGATCAACCACCTCGGGGACGAGGTGATGAAGGTGGTGGGGGCTTAG
- a CDS encoding 3'-5' exonuclease: MTAAEQKQVKITAFDLAHDEGGNGLQLHRVEAAPGFWTARVSQDIRIVLHKEGERTLLAWVGHHDDAYRWAERRRLVPHERTGAMQLVELVERAEERLVYTERADDAAPAPAAAHRPFAMLSDDDLLNVGVPRDWLEAVRAADEASVDGLFAALPDEAAEALLDHATGGRLQDHVAMRALPGADPFAHPDAQRRFRAVDGLEELKAALDAPFAQWAVFLHPAQRAPVTRDWKGPARISGSAGTGKTIVALHRAVHLAERAEARVLLTTFSKLLAASLADKAALMTEARPALRQRLFVHAIDQAAYELYANAFGQQPNLATASQVRAAIKAAVDAGHSSGHSPAFLYEEWDELVDAWGLHDAEAYAAVPRIGRRTRLGPKQRESAWAVFAYVRDRLVARGVVTTADVYLRLTRWVAEGGALPFTHVVVDEAQDLSVAQARFLAAVGQAGSGDALFFTGDLGQRIFHLPFSWAKLGLDVRGRAQVLKVCYRTSHQIRRAADRLLAPDIADQDGIEESRRGTVSVFDGPEPIVQLFDDPDAETGAVAAWLSGLVAEGMAEDELAILVRGEAQVARGRAAAKAAGVAAPVIAMHDAKGLEFRAVAVMALDEDVLPDAERLTGIGDLADLEAIQDAERHLLYVAATRGRDRLMLSGVTPGSEFLDDLPNAGPAGR, translated from the coding sequence TTGACCGCTGCCGAGCAGAAGCAGGTGAAGATCACCGCCTTCGACCTTGCGCACGACGAAGGCGGAAACGGGCTGCAATTGCACCGTGTGGAGGCAGCCCCCGGCTTTTGGACCGCTCGCGTCAGCCAGGACATCCGCATCGTCCTGCACAAGGAAGGCGAGCGGACGCTGCTCGCCTGGGTGGGGCATCATGACGATGCCTATCGCTGGGCCGAGCGGCGGCGACTGGTGCCGCATGAACGCACCGGGGCGATGCAGCTGGTCGAACTTGTCGAGCGCGCCGAAGAGCGTCTCGTTTACACTGAGAGGGCTGACGATGCCGCTCCTGCGCCCGCCGCGGCGCATCGCCCCTTCGCCATGCTCTCCGACGACGATCTACTCAACGTCGGCGTGCCGCGCGACTGGCTGGAGGCGGTGCGCGCGGCGGACGAGGCGAGCGTCGACGGCCTGTTCGCCGCGCTGCCGGACGAAGCGGCAGAGGCGCTGCTCGACCATGCCACCGGCGGGCGGCTGCAGGACCATGTCGCGATGCGGGCGCTGCCGGGCGCCGATCCCTTCGCGCATCCGGACGCGCAGCGGCGCTTCCGTGCGGTGGACGGGCTGGAGGAGCTTAAGGCCGCGCTCGATGCGCCCTTCGCGCAATGGGCGGTGTTCCTCCATCCGGCGCAGCGGGCGCCGGTGACGCGCGACTGGAAGGGGCCGGCACGGATCTCCGGCTCGGCGGGCACCGGCAAGACGATCGTCGCCCTGCACCGCGCGGTGCATCTGGCCGAGCGGGCCGAGGCACGGGTGCTGCTCACCACCTTCTCGAAGCTGCTAGCCGCGAGCCTTGCCGACAAGGCCGCGCTGATGACAGAGGCGCGCCCGGCGCTGCGCCAGCGGCTGTTTGTGCACGCGATCGATCAGGCGGCGTACGAGCTGTACGCCAACGCCTTCGGCCAGCAGCCGAACCTGGCGACCGCGAGCCAGGTCCGCGCCGCGATTAAGGCGGCGGTCGATGCCGGGCATAGCAGCGGGCACAGCCCGGCGTTCTTGTACGAGGAATGGGACGAGCTGGTCGACGCTTGGGGGCTGCACGACGCCGAAGCCTATGCCGCGGTTCCCCGGATCGGCCGCCGCACCCGGCTGGGCCCGAAGCAGCGCGAAAGCGCCTGGGCGGTGTTCGCCTACGTTCGCGATCGGCTGGTAGCGCGCGGCGTCGTGACGACCGCCGATGTCTATCTCCGGCTGACCCGCTGGGTCGCCGAAGGCGGCGCGCTGCCTTTCACCCATGTAGTGGTGGACGAGGCGCAGGATCTGTCGGTTGCGCAGGCGCGCTTTCTAGCGGCTGTAGGGCAGGCGGGCAGCGGCGATGCGCTGTTCTTCACCGGGGATCTGGGCCAGCGCATCTTCCATCTGCCCTTCTCCTGGGCAAAGCTGGGCCTCGACGTACGCGGCCGGGCGCAGGTACTCAAAGTCTGCTACCGCACCTCGCACCAGATCCGCCGCGCGGCCGATCGTCTGCTCGCCCCGGACATCGCGGATCAGGATGGCATCGAGGAAAGCCGGCGCGGCACCGTCTCGGTGTTCGATGGACCGGAGCCGATCGTACAGCTGTTCGACGACCCCGATGCGGAGACAGGTGCGGTGGCGGCTTGGCTGTCGGGGCTCGTGGCCGAGGGGATGGCAGAAGACGAACTGGCGATCCTAGTCCGCGGTGAAGCGCAGGTGGCGCGGGGCCGGGCTGCGGCGAAGGCAGCGGGCGTGGCCGCACCCGTTATTGCGATGCACGACGCCAAGGGCCTGGAGTTTCGCGCGGTCGCAGTAATGGCGCTGGACGAGGATGTGTTGCCCGATGCCGAGCGACTGACCGGCATTGGTGACCTTGCCGATCTGGAAGCGATCCAGGATGCGGAGCGGCACCTTCTGTATGTTGCGGCGACCCGCGGGCGGGACCGGCTGATGCTGTCCGGCGTGACGCCGGGCTCGGAATTCCTCGATGACCTGCCGAATGCGGGTCCGGCGGGCCGATAA